The following are encoded together in the Capsulimonas corticalis genome:
- the clpX gene encoding ATP-dependent Clp protease ATP-binding subunit ClpX, protein MKASCMVCGADFEVERDRGQIIEIDSVGHYICHRDWPGFNAGVDLQKRVQDTQRLSDDDELMQRREQARQALADFHQTPRDIVAKLDEYVIGQERAKRDVAVGLYDHHRIHQSDVESKEMGTTPEVELEKANILLVGPSGSGKTLIAKTLARSLGVPFASADATSLSPTGYTGNDVESVLTPLYLDAGEDLEWAARGVVFLDEIDKIARKSQANPSITRDVSGESVQHALLKLIEGTMAQLPLGASGRKHPDAPPEYIDTSKILFIGGGAFEGLPEIVAKKMKRQTERTIGLRATPAAIAGDPQRDFQILSEAPMEVLIESLIDYGFVPELAGRLPIIVPLAPLTKEQMRRALTEPKNAIVRQQVELFRRDGIELVVTEEALDSIVEKATSMKTGVRALRSLVKGMTSRARYEVSGDPKVISVEVGPESLEDPSKYDVVLKVGETMEKKTSQEAGFARAV, encoded by the coding sequence TTGAAAGCAAGTTGCATGGTCTGCGGGGCGGATTTCGAAGTGGAGCGCGACCGGGGACAGATCATCGAGATCGATAGTGTCGGACATTACATCTGCCACCGCGATTGGCCGGGCTTCAACGCCGGCGTGGATCTGCAAAAGCGCGTGCAGGATACTCAGCGCCTGTCCGACGACGATGAGCTGATGCAGCGCCGCGAACAGGCCCGTCAGGCGCTTGCGGACTTCCACCAGACTCCGCGCGACATCGTCGCCAAATTGGACGAATACGTGATCGGCCAGGAGCGCGCCAAGCGCGATGTCGCGGTCGGCCTCTACGATCATCACCGCATCCACCAGTCGGACGTGGAGAGCAAAGAAATGGGCACGACTCCCGAAGTCGAGCTGGAGAAAGCGAACATCCTGCTTGTCGGCCCCTCGGGAAGCGGCAAGACGCTGATCGCGAAGACACTGGCGCGCTCGCTCGGCGTCCCCTTCGCCTCGGCGGACGCCACCAGCCTGTCTCCCACGGGATACACCGGCAACGACGTCGAAAGCGTGCTGACGCCCCTCTATCTGGACGCCGGCGAAGATCTGGAGTGGGCCGCGCGCGGCGTCGTCTTCCTGGATGAGATCGACAAGATCGCCCGCAAGAGCCAGGCGAACCCCTCGATCACCCGCGACGTCAGCGGCGAAAGCGTCCAGCACGCCCTGCTGAAGCTGATCGAAGGCACCATGGCGCAATTGCCCTTAGGGGCATCGGGCCGCAAGCACCCGGACGCGCCGCCGGAGTATATCGACACGAGCAAGATCCTGTTTATCGGCGGCGGCGCCTTTGAGGGCTTGCCGGAAATTGTCGCGAAGAAGATGAAGCGCCAGACGGAGCGCACCATCGGCCTGCGCGCCACGCCCGCCGCCATCGCCGGCGATCCGCAGCGCGACTTCCAGATCCTTTCCGAAGCGCCGATGGAAGTGCTGATCGAAAGCCTGATCGACTATGGCTTCGTGCCGGAGCTCGCCGGACGCCTCCCTATTATCGTCCCGCTCGCGCCGCTCACCAAGGAGCAGATGCGCCGCGCCCTCACCGAGCCGAAGAACGCGATCGTCCGCCAGCAGGTCGAACTGTTCCGACGCGACGGTATTGAACTCGTCGTGACCGAGGAAGCGCTCGACAGCATCGTCGAAAAGGCAACCTCCATGAAGACCGGAGTCCGCGCCCTGCGCTCCCTGGTCAAGGGAATGACAAGCCGCGCCCGCTACGAAGTCAGCGGCGATCCGAAGGTGATCAGCGTGGAAGTCGGCCCCGAGTCCCTGGAAGACCCATCGAAGTACGATGTAGTGTTAAAAGTCGGGGAGACGATGGAGAAGAAGACGAGCCAGGAAGCAGGGTTCGCGCGAGCGGTATAA
- the hisF gene encoding imidazole glycerol phosphate synthase subunit HisF translates to MLATRIIPCLDVQNGRVVKGTNFLNIRDAGDPVERAALYDAQGADELVFLDITASHEKRDLMFDYARRVAEEVFIPFCVGGGIKTVEDFRRILKTGADKASINTAAVTNPELITECSRAFGAQCVVVAIDPKKTGNTPSGWEVHIHGGRTPTGIDALDWALEMEDRGAGEIMLTSMDADGTLAGYDIPLTQAVTQRVNIPVIASGGAGTLEHIHDAVTAGGAQAALVSSIVHYGTFTVGEIKDYLAERGIPVRRV, encoded by the coding sequence ATGCTGGCGACACGAATCATTCCCTGCCTCGACGTCCAAAACGGCCGCGTGGTCAAAGGGACGAACTTTTTGAATATCCGCGACGCAGGCGACCCGGTTGAACGCGCGGCGCTCTACGACGCCCAGGGCGCGGACGAGCTGGTGTTTTTGGACATCACCGCCTCCCATGAAAAGCGCGACCTGATGTTCGATTACGCCCGCCGCGTGGCCGAGGAAGTCTTCATCCCCTTCTGCGTCGGCGGCGGCATCAAGACCGTGGAAGACTTTCGGCGTATCCTCAAGACGGGCGCGGACAAAGCCAGCATCAACACGGCCGCCGTGACCAACCCCGAGCTGATCACTGAGTGCTCCCGCGCCTTCGGCGCGCAGTGCGTGGTCGTCGCGATCGACCCGAAGAAGACGGGCAACACTCCCTCCGGTTGGGAGGTCCACATCCACGGCGGACGCACCCCCACCGGCATCGACGCCTTAGACTGGGCGCTGGAGATGGAAGACCGGGGCGCCGGCGAGATCATGCTGACCTCCATGGACGCCGACGGCACCCTGGCCGGCTACGACATCCCGCTGACCCAGGCCGTCACCCAGCGCGTCAACATTCCGGTGATCGCCAGCGGCGGCGCCGGAACCCTGGAACACATCCACGACGCCGTCACCGCAGGCGGCGCCCAGGCGGCGCTCGTCTCCAGCATCGTCCACTATGGGACTTTCACGGTGGGCGAGATCAAAGACTATCTGGCCGAGCGTGGGATTCCGGTGCGGCGGGTGTAA
- a CDS encoding extracellular solute-binding protein, which translates to MKQLQRLFFTLCVLLCVTSIATAQTAANSDSSQIVLRVGGAGGFKLPGKNDIAPRYRADRAIVETFERENPGIRLESAQGIQIAGPAAESGLMLQFAGGTAPDVVYVNFRESATYIQQGFLEPLDGYLKQDPDVYGRLSPVIKKVIKDVGDGHVYFIPYAQFVQALYYRRDLFQAAGLDPDRPPQTWDEFYDYAKKLTNQPKGVWGFEYGTDPDATAYWWINFLWQAGGEVVRRNAKGQWEAAFDTPAGVSALEFHKKLMTGPWVGPDGKRYVGVARHSSTMAEDRVKGAVAMWFQYQSNIIANTADTNSLNPSLIGIAPMPKGPTGISANEINAASWGISSQIKDPRVRDAAWKFVKFMASDDADRIRTKAYVEAGLANTVNPQSLIKYGYADDAAGVSKAWLQASKTLFEDGRPEPYGANMSQVYVLLGQPLQKIELDPGKDAHALLTVAASEVNTKLTGYVDPKEMQRRRTGAAVVFWILMLAFFGVLVWQGKLAWKAYLAARPTETEARTPRPFNLRPHIIALLFVAPAALSVLLWKYYPLVRGLVIAFQNYQLLAPPRFVGLDNFIDCFYQPSFWAGIRVSILFTLYNLIFGFFLPIFIALALSEIPRGKMLFRTIYYLPAVVNGFVVLYLWKWFEDSTPQGLFNTIISFVTMGAKGPYDWLGTPALALFAATLPGIWTTAGPGSIIYLAALKGVPDEMYEAADLDGASVMTKVWKITLPTLRPLIMITFLGAAIASFQASETMLVMTGGGPLYATHSLGLEIWYNAFMYLKFGYATAAAWIMGMMLVGFTVFQLRIIKNLKFATTKA; encoded by the coding sequence ATGAAGCAACTCCAGCGCCTCTTTTTCACCCTTTGCGTGCTCCTGTGCGTGACGTCCATCGCGACGGCGCAGACCGCCGCCAACTCGGATTCCTCACAGATCGTGCTGCGCGTCGGCGGCGCCGGCGGCTTCAAGCTTCCGGGTAAGAACGATATCGCGCCGCGCTACCGGGCGGACCGCGCGATTGTCGAGACCTTCGAGCGGGAGAATCCAGGCATCCGTCTGGAGAGCGCGCAGGGCATCCAGATCGCGGGGCCGGCGGCGGAATCGGGGCTGATGCTCCAGTTCGCGGGAGGCACCGCGCCGGATGTCGTGTATGTCAACTTCCGGGAGTCGGCGACGTATATTCAGCAGGGATTTTTGGAGCCGCTCGACGGCTATCTCAAGCAGGATCCCGATGTCTATGGGCGTCTGAGTCCGGTGATCAAGAAGGTCATCAAGGATGTCGGCGACGGCCACGTTTACTTTATCCCTTACGCGCAGTTTGTGCAGGCGCTTTACTATCGCCGGGACCTGTTTCAGGCGGCGGGGCTGGACCCGGACCGGCCGCCGCAGACCTGGGATGAGTTTTACGATTACGCGAAAAAACTGACAAACCAACCCAAGGGCGTTTGGGGATTTGAGTACGGCACCGATCCCGATGCGACGGCGTACTGGTGGATCAATTTCTTGTGGCAGGCCGGCGGCGAAGTCGTGCGCCGTAACGCCAAGGGACAGTGGGAGGCGGCGTTCGACACGCCCGCCGGCGTGAGCGCTCTGGAGTTCCATAAGAAGCTGATGACCGGCCCGTGGGTCGGTCCCGACGGCAAGCGCTATGTCGGCGTGGCGCGTCACAGCAGCACGATGGCGGAGGATCGGGTCAAAGGCGCGGTCGCGATGTGGTTTCAGTACCAGAGCAATATCATCGCGAACACCGCCGATACGAACTCGCTCAACCCCAGTCTGATCGGCATCGCGCCGATGCCGAAGGGACCGACCGGGATCAGCGCCAATGAGATCAACGCGGCGAGCTGGGGCATCTCCTCGCAGATCAAAGACCCGCGCGTGCGTGACGCCGCGTGGAAGTTCGTGAAGTTTATGGCGTCCGACGACGCCGATCGGATCCGCACGAAAGCGTATGTCGAGGCGGGATTGGCGAACACCGTCAATCCGCAGTCGCTGATCAAGTATGGCTACGCCGATGACGCCGCCGGCGTGTCCAAAGCCTGGCTTCAGGCCAGCAAGACACTGTTCGAAGACGGCCGGCCCGAGCCGTACGGCGCGAATATGAGCCAGGTGTACGTGTTGCTGGGACAGCCGCTGCAAAAGATCGAACTGGATCCGGGAAAAGACGCGCACGCGCTGCTGACCGTCGCGGCCAGCGAGGTCAATACGAAGCTGACGGGGTATGTCGATCCCAAAGAGATGCAGCGCCGCCGGACCGGCGCGGCGGTCGTCTTCTGGATCCTCATGCTCGCGTTCTTTGGCGTCCTGGTGTGGCAGGGCAAGCTGGCTTGGAAGGCGTATCTCGCCGCGCGTCCGACGGAAACCGAGGCCAGAACGCCGCGCCCGTTCAACCTGCGCCCGCACATCATCGCGCTGCTGTTCGTCGCGCCCGCCGCGCTCTCCGTGCTGCTCTGGAAGTACTATCCGCTGGTGCGCGGCCTGGTGATCGCCTTTCAGAATTACCAGCTGCTCGCCCCGCCGCGTTTCGTCGGTCTCGATAACTTCATCGACTGCTTCTATCAGCCGTCGTTCTGGGCCGGGATCCGTGTTTCGATCCTCTTCACGCTTTACAACCTGATCTTCGGTTTCTTCCTGCCGATCTTCATCGCCCTGGCGCTTTCGGAGATCCCGCGCGGGAAGATGCTGTTCCGGACGATCTACTATCTCCCAGCGGTCGTCAACGGCTTCGTCGTGCTGTATCTTTGGAAATGGTTCGAGGACAGCACCCCGCAGGGCTTGTTCAACACCATTATCTCCTTCGTGACCATGGGCGCCAAAGGCCCTTACGACTGGCTCGGCACGCCCGCGCTCGCTCTCTTCGCGGCCACGCTCCCCGGGATCTGGACGACCGCCGGCCCCGGCAGCATCATCTACCTCGCCGCCCTCAAAGGCGTACCGGATGAGATGTACGAAGCCGCCGACCTCGACGGCGCGTCGGTCATGACCAAGGTCTGGAAGATCACTCTTCCCACACTGCGTCCGCTGATCATGATCACATTTCTGGGCGCCGCCATCGCCTCGTTCCAAGCCTCGGAAACAATGCTCGTCATGACCGGCGGCGGCCCGCTCTACGCCACGCACTCGCTCGGTCTGGAGATCTGGTACAACGCGTTTATGTACCTGAAGTTCGGCTACGCGACAGCCGCCGCGTGGATTATGGGGATGATGCTGGTTGGGTTTACGGTTTTCCAGCTGAGGATTATCAAGAACCTGAAGTTTGCGACGACGAAGGCGTAG
- a CDS encoding M48 family metallopeptidase: MKRFRRTFAGALCAVIAISAGAARADTIVLSDKDKKQADIESKQGADVAAEVAKQMKLSTDKAQLDRVNTIGQKIAAFANTTRISIDPKYGFGNDRVFPFTWHFNVVDSKEVNAFSLPGGYVYVNTGLLNFVRSDDELAAVLGHEITHAAHHHSVELAHKQSQFSSGTMIAMVAAALAHIDMGSVATAANGIGMSQMNNHYGENAERDADHGGLILMQKAGYNPVAALTFMQRLAEQESHGVDIDYGILQDHPFTKERVGTIGTQLAQMDIAVTPKTVATVTNAKRFSVQDDPLPGAKSIVLGDVVCVTLNDPDGSRTQAIVKALNAQMDVGLEIYHIGQNENSVLIKDRPLLTMTAADAALAHEPTPMALASDVAKNIKTAIYRSSFSLYNPDGKPQVTLGGPEAQHFAPVNDAIGLK, encoded by the coding sequence ATGAAGAGATTTCGACGAACTTTCGCGGGCGCGCTTTGCGCTGTCATCGCCATTTCGGCGGGCGCGGCGCGGGCGGATACGATCGTTCTGAGTGACAAGGACAAGAAGCAGGCGGATATCGAATCCAAGCAGGGCGCGGATGTCGCGGCGGAAGTCGCCAAGCAGATGAAGCTGTCCACGGACAAGGCGCAGCTCGATCGCGTGAACACGATCGGCCAGAAGATCGCCGCCTTCGCGAACACGACCCGCATCTCGATCGACCCCAAATACGGGTTTGGCAACGATCGGGTTTTTCCCTTCACCTGGCATTTCAACGTCGTGGATTCCAAGGAAGTCAACGCCTTCAGTCTTCCGGGCGGATATGTCTACGTCAACACGGGACTTCTCAACTTCGTGCGCAGCGACGATGAGCTCGCCGCCGTCCTGGGCCATGAGATCACACACGCCGCGCACCATCATAGCGTGGAGCTGGCGCACAAGCAGAGCCAGTTTAGCTCCGGAACGATGATCGCGATGGTCGCCGCCGCGCTGGCGCATATCGACATGGGCAGCGTCGCCACGGCTGCGAACGGCATCGGGATGAGCCAGATGAATAACCACTACGGGGAAAACGCCGAGCGGGACGCCGACCACGGCGGCCTTATCCTGATGCAGAAGGCCGGCTATAACCCCGTGGCGGCGCTGACGTTTATGCAGCGTCTCGCCGAGCAGGAATCCCATGGCGTGGATATCGACTACGGCATCCTTCAGGATCACCCTTTCACCAAGGAGCGGGTCGGCACGATCGGAACGCAGCTTGCCCAGATGGACATTGCCGTGACGCCGAAAACGGTCGCGACGGTGACGAACGCCAAGCGCTTCTCCGTTCAGGACGATCCCTTGCCGGGCGCCAAATCCATTGTTTTGGGGGATGTTGTTTGCGTAACTCTGAACGACCCGGATGGATCCCGAACGCAGGCGATTGTGAAGGCGCTGAACGCGCAGATGGACGTGGGGCTGGAGATTTACCACATCGGCCAGAATGAAAACAGCGTGCTGATCAAAGATCGCCCCCTGCTGACGATGACGGCGGCCGACGCCGCGCTCGCGCACGAACCGACGCCCATGGCCCTGGCGAGCGATGTGGCGAAGAATATCAAAACGGCGATTTATCGTTCGTCGTTTTCGCTCTACAACCCCGATGGGAAGCCGCAGGTGACTTTGGGAGGGCCGGAAGCGCAGCACTTCGCGCCGGTAAACGATGCGATCGGGCTCAAATAG
- a CDS encoding nucleotidyltransferase family protein, with translation MVLAGGKTSEEMRAATGVENRAMVALGGRMMLDFVVQALTSAKSVDRLYVVGNVPANSAYTLVPERTSLVENLMAGVTAAQADSSGEYILISTSDIPFITSAGVDDFVAQASARRADLCYPIIPMDSYRKRFPQIKRTTLKVREGEFTGGNMMVLRAEFVAKQQETIERAYAARKDVLRLARLLGGNLLIRVLLAQTVAPSQLTIPMLEAGVSRLVGGANVAAIVTEHPEIGTDVDRPEDIDMARKILALV, from the coding sequence GTGGTCCTGGCGGGCGGCAAGACGAGCGAGGAAATGCGCGCGGCGACGGGAGTGGAAAACCGCGCGATGGTCGCGCTCGGCGGCCGCATGATGCTGGACTTCGTCGTCCAGGCGCTCACATCGGCGAAGTCCGTGGACCGGCTTTATGTCGTAGGGAACGTCCCGGCGAACTCGGCCTACACCCTGGTTCCCGAGCGAACATCCCTGGTGGAGAACTTGATGGCGGGCGTGACGGCGGCGCAGGCGGACAGCAGCGGCGAGTATATCCTGATCTCGACCTCCGATATCCCGTTCATCACCAGCGCCGGCGTCGACGATTTCGTCGCCCAGGCGTCGGCGCGCCGCGCCGACCTTTGCTACCCAATCATCCCGATGGATTCCTATCGCAAGCGATTCCCGCAGATCAAACGCACCACGCTGAAAGTGCGCGAAGGGGAGTTCACCGGCGGCAATATGATGGTCCTGCGCGCCGAATTCGTGGCAAAACAGCAGGAAACGATCGAGCGCGCTTACGCCGCGCGCAAGGATGTCCTGCGCCTCGCGCGCCTCCTCGGCGGCAACCTCCTGATCCGCGTGCTCCTCGCGCAAACCGTCGCCCCCTCTCAGCTCACGATCCCGATGCTCGAAGCCGGCGTCAGCCGCCTCGTCGGCGGCGCCAACGTGGCGGCGATCGTGACGGAGCACCCGGAGATTGGGACAGATGTGGACCGGCCGGAAGACATCGATATGGCGCGGAAGATCTTGGCGCTAGTGTAG
- the serB gene encoding phosphoserine phosphatase SerB — MQETFLITVSGSDRPGLTNAFASILAEAGATLLDIGQAVIHNSLTFGLMVQVESDMTASLIGALEEEARSAGVKVRIKPVSEDNYREWIGEQKQQRFIITLLGSRITAAQLASVTRKFTEYGLNIAVMDRLSGRDAASRAENPRMCIQFALTGNHADATALRQSLLSLARDEDFDIAVQEDSIFRRNRRLVVFDMDSTLIQMEVIDELARRAGVYDEVSAITASAMRGEIDFPTSFRRRMALLKGLSGDALDDVANNLPLTQGADRLLRTLKMLGYKTGIISGGFTHFARRLQADLGFDYVYAHELEVVDNRLTGEILGEVIDGQRKAEILREIADKEQIVLAQTIAIGDGANDLPMLSVAGIGVAFHAKPLVRQKAEHSISLMGLDALLYLLGIRDRHLAD, encoded by the coding sequence ATGCAAGAAACTTTTCTTATCACGGTTTCCGGATCGGACCGCCCCGGCCTCACCAATGCGTTCGCGAGCATTCTGGCGGAAGCGGGCGCGACGCTGCTGGATATCGGCCAGGCGGTCATTCACAACTCGCTGACGTTCGGTTTGATGGTTCAGGTCGAAAGCGACATGACCGCTTCGCTAATCGGCGCGCTGGAGGAAGAGGCGCGGAGCGCGGGCGTCAAGGTGCGTATCAAACCGGTCTCGGAGGATAATTACCGGGAGTGGATCGGCGAACAGAAACAGCAGCGGTTTATCATCACCCTGCTGGGCTCGCGGATCACGGCGGCGCAGCTTGCGTCGGTGACGCGCAAATTCACCGAATACGGCCTGAACATCGCGGTAATGGACCGGCTTTCGGGAAGGGACGCCGCGTCCCGAGCGGAAAATCCGCGGATGTGTATTCAGTTCGCGCTCACGGGCAACCACGCCGACGCCACGGCGCTGCGGCAGTCGCTGCTGTCCCTCGCCCGCGATGAGGATTTTGACATCGCCGTGCAGGAAGATTCCATCTTCCGGCGCAACCGGCGTCTGGTGGTGTTCGACATGGATTCGACGCTGATCCAGATGGAGGTCATCGACGAGCTGGCGCGTCGCGCCGGCGTCTATGACGAAGTCAGCGCCATCACCGCATCGGCCATGCGGGGCGAAATCGACTTCCCGACAAGCTTCCGCCGCAGGATGGCCCTGCTCAAGGGTCTCAGTGGCGATGCGCTGGACGATGTCGCGAACAACCTTCCCCTGACACAAGGAGCCGATCGGCTTCTCCGCACGCTCAAGATGCTCGGTTACAAGACCGGCATCATCTCCGGCGGCTTCACGCACTTCGCCCGGCGCCTGCAAGCAGATCTGGGATTCGATTACGTCTACGCCCACGAGCTGGAGGTCGTCGACAACCGCCTCACGGGCGAAATTCTCGGCGAAGTGATCGACGGACAGCGCAAAGCCGAGATCCTTCGGGAGATCGCCGACAAGGAACAGATCGTCCTCGCACAGACCATCGCCATCGGCGACGGCGCGAACGACCTCCCCATGCTCAGCGTCGCCGGCATCGGCGTCGCCTTCCACGCCAAGCCGCTCGTTCGGCAGAAAGCCGAGCATTCCATCTCGCTGATGGGATTAGACGCGCTTTTGTACCTGCTGGGGATCCGAGATCGGCACCTGGCGGACTGA
- a CDS encoding MotA/TolQ/ExbB proton channel family protein: MTQDVHFLLGGGVMMWPLFLCGIISVAVMIDRLLAIGATVGDNRRLVADVEKLVHSGRYAEALAECEAHPGRVAAMLASGLRAEGLDRLAIERHMEEFALRQMPVMMERLSVLDTIVTLAPLLGLLGTITGMIKAFHIVGSAATSSPGVITGGIAEALIATSAGLAIAIVTLPAYNFLTERVKENISEMEWRATQLMNTLAGRRA; encoded by the coding sequence ATGACCCAGGACGTTCATTTTCTTCTCGGCGGCGGCGTCATGATGTGGCCGCTGTTTCTTTGCGGGATCATCTCGGTCGCTGTGATGATCGACCGGCTGCTCGCCATCGGCGCGACGGTGGGCGACAACCGGCGCCTGGTCGCGGACGTGGAAAAGCTCGTCCATTCCGGCCGGTACGCGGAGGCGCTTGCGGAGTGCGAGGCGCATCCGGGTCGTGTCGCCGCAATGCTGGCGAGCGGCCTGCGCGCCGAGGGGCTGGACCGCCTCGCCATCGAGCGCCATATGGAAGAGTTTGCCCTGCGCCAGATGCCGGTGATGATGGAGCGCCTGAGCGTGCTCGATACGATTGTCACACTGGCGCCATTGCTGGGCCTGCTCGGCACCATCACCGGTATGATCAAGGCGTTCCATATCGTCGGCTCCGCCGCGACGAGCTCGCCTGGCGTGATTACCGGCGGCATCGCCGAAGCGCTCATCGCCACATCGGCGGGGCTGGCGATTGCGATTGTGACGCTGCCGGCGTATAACTTCCTAACCGAACGGGTCAAGGAGAACATTTCCGAGATGGAATGGCGCGCCACCCAGCTGATGAACACGCTGGCCGGGAGGCGCGCATGA
- a CDS encoding MotA/TolQ/ExbB proton channel family protein, with the protein MDLNPAGWLRFLLNGGPMMWPLFACALVSLGVIIERWSVIGRAATDTEDLLEQVRRLLSEGRVPDALALAEGTRGPVASLVASGIRNQDLDADAIERAMEELALRETPVLYKRLGILDTVITIAPLLGLLGTVTGMIKAFNVVGNVGLNQPMGITGGVAEALIATATGLAIAIVTLIAYNYLTEKVKEIISEMETRATQLLNILAGLRAKANRGEVSAAGGAV; encoded by the coding sequence ATGGACCTCAACCCGGCTGGGTGGCTGCGCTTTCTGCTGAACGGCGGCCCGATGATGTGGCCGTTGTTCGCCTGCGCGCTCGTTTCTCTCGGCGTGATCATCGAACGATGGTCCGTCATCGGCCGCGCGGCCACGGATACGGAAGACCTGCTGGAGCAAGTGCGCCGCCTGCTTTCCGAGGGACGCGTGCCGGACGCCCTGGCGCTTGCGGAGGGAACGCGCGGTCCGGTGGCGTCTCTGGTGGCGAGCGGCATCCGCAACCAGGATCTGGACGCGGACGCCATCGAGCGGGCGATGGAGGAGCTGGCGCTGCGGGAAACGCCGGTGCTGTATAAGCGCCTGGGCATCCTCGACACGGTCATCACGATCGCGCCGCTGCTGGGATTGCTGGGCACCGTGACGGGCATGATCAAGGCGTTTAACGTCGTGGGCAACGTCGGCCTGAACCAGCCGATGGGCATCACCGGCGGCGTCGCCGAGGCCCTGATCGCCACGGCGACCGGGCTCGCCATCGCCATCGTCACCCTGATCGCCTATAACTATCTGACGGAAAAGGTCAAAGAGATCATCTCCGAGATGGAGACACGAGCCACGCAGCTCCTGAACATTCTGGCCGGTCTGCGCGCGAAGGCGAACCGTGGAGAAGTTTCGGCAGCCGGGGGCGCGGTCTAA
- a CDS encoding RlpA-like double-psi beta-barrel domain-containing protein, whose amino-acid sequence MFGYSLACLKTPVFALVLLVVSFPAAFAHHRRHTHSSSRHGGGATYCTFYRDRHGRTASNLAPRGSWVLLSRGGTSMRVRITDTGCNHFDLTPAQFRRFAPLSHGVVRGVQWRVLPHK is encoded by the coding sequence ATGTTCGGTTATTCTCTCGCCTGTCTCAAGACGCCGGTTTTCGCTCTCGTACTGCTCGTTGTTTCTTTTCCCGCCGCATTCGCCCACCATCGGCGCCACACCCATTCCTCCAGCCGCCACGGCGGCGGCGCCACTTACTGCACTTTTTACCGCGATCGTCACGGCCGCACCGCGTCGAACCTCGCTCCGCGCGGCTCGTGGGTGCTGCTGTCGCGCGGCGGAACCTCCATGCGCGTGCGCATCACGGACACCGGCTGCAACCATTTCGACCTGACGCCCGCCCAGTTCCGCCGCTTCGCCCCGCTCAGCCACGGCGTCGTGCGCGGCGTCCAATGGCGCGTTCTGCCGCACAAGTAA
- the ispE gene encoding 4-(cytidine 5'-diphospho)-2-C-methyl-D-erythritol kinase, whose amino-acid sequence MTTPITALAHAKINLTLDVGPRRADGYHEIESIMQTIALHDLLTITPTPDVPGVALEVHGPEAEGVPADPSNIVHKAAVRLQKTAAARGLIPGDRSGLHIILEKNIPSQAGLGGGSSDAAAALRAIDRLFGLHLSKSRLTEIAAALGADVAFFLTGGTALAQGLGERISEIDPWERHWLIVVKPPAGVSTAAAYAALDAQDDQPASDSTQQWLADRTAGRPAALHNDFTPTALATPEILTAFIALTQCAQEHNTLGPLLCGSGSALFVATRQQETAEQIVRELEPQNIGRLWLTETLDREEMF is encoded by the coding sequence ATGACCACACCGATCACTGCCCTAGCCCACGCCAAGATCAACCTCACTCTGGATGTCGGGCCGCGACGCGCCGACGGCTATCATGAGATCGAGTCGATCATGCAGACGATCGCGCTGCACGATCTCTTGACGATCACTCCGACCCCCGATGTTCCCGGCGTCGCGCTGGAAGTCCACGGTCCGGAAGCCGAGGGCGTTCCCGCCGATCCGTCCAATATCGTCCACAAGGCCGCCGTTCGTCTGCAAAAGACGGCGGCCGCGCGCGGCCTTATCCCCGGCGACCGGAGCGGCCTCCACATCATCCTGGAAAAGAACATTCCCTCGCAGGCCGGCCTGGGCGGCGGCAGCAGCGACGCCGCCGCCGCGCTGCGCGCGATCGATCGCCTCTTCGGCCTGCATCTTTCGAAATCACGCCTGACGGAGATCGCGGCGGCGCTGGGCGCCGACGTCGCATTTTTCCTGACCGGCGGAACGGCTCTGGCGCAGGGACTGGGCGAACGCATTTCGGAAATCGATCCCTGGGAGCGCCACTGGCTCATCGTCGTGAAGCCGCCTGCCGGCGTCTCCACAGCGGCGGCGTACGCCGCATTAGACGCTCAGGACGATCAGCCGGCGTCCGACAGCACCCAGCAATGGCTGGCTGACCGCACCGCCGGCCGGCCGGCCGCGCTGCATAATGACTTCACGCCAACAGCATTGGCGACGCCGGAAATTCTCACTGCGTTTATTGCTTTGACGCAATGCGCTCAGGAGCATAACACACTTGGCCCCCTGCTCTGCGGCAGCGGCTCCGCGTTATTCGTCGCAACGCGACAACAAGAAACGGCGGAGCAGATCGTGCGGGAGTTAGAGCCGCAAAATATCGGCCGCCTTTGGCTGACGGAGACTTTGGATCGGGAGGAAATGTTCTGA